The following are encoded in a window of Clostridium thermarum genomic DNA:
- a CDS encoding YaaR family protein: MEIKRVGRNSPIKSEEKKSIELKKDFSQNFNFARDKRSEEELKRIQEDIKKKGARLIITKSYADVKAYKNLIKEYLNSVLQHMYNIKKDISFWQTQYFITIETIDKKLEELTKLLLQEEKDNLSIAGTIDEITGLVLDIYR; encoded by the coding sequence TTGGAAATAAAAAGAGTTGGGAGAAATTCTCCTATAAAGTCCGAAGAAAAGAAAAGTATAGAGTTAAAAAAGGATTTTTCACAAAACTTCAATTTTGCCCGTGATAAAAGAAGTGAGGAAGAATTGAAGAGGATTCAAGAGGACATCAAAAAGAAAGGTGCCAGACTGATAATCACAAAATCCTATGCTGACGTAAAAGCCTATAAGAATCTTATTAAAGAATATTTAAACTCTGTACTGCAGCATATGTATAATATAAAGAAAGACATAAGCTTTTGGCAGACTCAATACTTTATAACTATAGAGACCATAGATAAAAAACTTGAAGAGTTAACGAAACTTCTTTTACAGGAAGAAAAAGATAACTTGTCAATAGCGGGAACTATTGATGAGATAACTGGACTGGTATTGGATATTTACAGATAG
- a CDS encoding vitamin B12-dependent ribonucleotide reductase → MESIKNLLTRYYTKELEKNKTKTVYDLFKWKRVDVILKDYKSGKVLVDMKNLEFPEHYSQNACDIIASKYFRKAGVPNEVGYENSMRMVAHRMVKFWSTALKDEGLIENDEEEAIFYDEMVYALLSQLYAPNSPQWFNTGLNLAYGITGESNDTYYFDPIKRKVVKSKDAYSRTQASACFILSIEDKLLGPHSITEQYVTETKLFKGGSGTGTNFSTIRAVGEKLSGGGVSSGLMSFLKGLDRNAGAIKSGGTTRRAAKMVCLDIDHPEIEEFITWKSKEEMKVRALAKMGYDTDMDGEAYQTVSGQNSNNSLRLSDEFMMKVANLDKNPEVTIKLKGRKDSSVDREAKVKDLWEMFNKAAWECADPAPQFNDTFNAWHTCPNGEDGVYNAPYNRINSTNPCGEYAFLDDTSCNLASINIYRFYDNDTKAFDIEGYMHTISLVQLILEASIHFGQFPTEDIARKTYLFRTTGLGISNLASLLMVMGLPYDSDEARNVAAGLTSLLTAQSYSVSALMAKKVGPFEKFELNKEHMLRVIRNHCRVSGALDGEYEGLNYKPVEINHEILNKCKLENLSDVVKNTWIKALENGKEFGYRNAQVSVIAPTGTISFAMDCGATSIEPFFSHIVYKKLVGGGFMTVINPVIELSLKNLGYSKEEIEDILNYVLRSEKVKAGNVEYDKIIDGKLEGAPHLKPEHLPIFDTANKCGTGKRYIAPEGHVKMVAALTPVISGAVSKTVNLPKDATIKDFEVVTLTSWKLGIKGITLYRDSSKASQPLNTSLEEGKEVNLENLTYDALLKYAKEMQQNSGYTKRNKPQGIRYGTTHPAQIDDVKIYTTVNRDEKGRICEIYITTDREGTIITGLLNSLSKSISVMLQYNVPPKDIARMLRGQKYEPYGFVQKHPYIKHVSSISDLISKIIDIELNDFTRCQVKPHNHAVEVVSHKNDTGERVYSASCKNCSSTRMVKNGTCMVCLDCGTTTGCS, encoded by the coding sequence ATGGAAAGTATTAAAAACTTACTTACTAGATATTATACTAAAGAATTAGAAAAAAATAAAACTAAAACTGTATATGATTTATTTAAATGGAAAAGGGTCGATGTCATTTTAAAGGATTATAAAAGCGGTAAAGTGCTGGTAGATATGAAAAACCTTGAGTTCCCGGAACACTACTCACAAAATGCCTGTGATATAATAGCCTCTAAGTATTTTAGAAAAGCTGGAGTACCAAATGAAGTAGGCTATGAAAACAGCATGAGAATGGTTGCTCATAGAATGGTTAAGTTTTGGAGTACAGCTCTAAAGGATGAAGGATTGATAGAAAACGATGAGGAAGAGGCAATATTCTACGATGAAATGGTCTATGCATTATTAAGCCAATTGTATGCACCTAACTCTCCTCAATGGTTTAACACCGGTTTGAATTTAGCCTATGGAATCACTGGTGAATCAAATGATACATATTATTTTGACCCTATAAAGAGAAAAGTTGTAAAGTCTAAAGATGCTTACAGCAGAACACAAGCTTCTGCTTGTTTTATATTATCCATTGAAGATAAGCTGCTAGGACCCCATTCTATTACAGAGCAATATGTTACTGAGACTAAGCTGTTTAAAGGAGGCTCCGGTACCGGCACCAACTTCTCCACAATCAGAGCCGTTGGCGAAAAGCTATCCGGTGGCGGTGTTTCATCAGGCCTCATGAGCTTTTTAAAGGGATTAGATAGAAATGCAGGTGCAATAAAATCCGGTGGAACAACCAGAAGAGCTGCAAAAATGGTATGTTTAGACATAGATCACCCTGAAATAGAGGAATTTATTACTTGGAAGTCAAAGGAGGAAATGAAGGTACGTGCTTTGGCCAAGATGGGTTATGACACAGACATGGATGGCGAAGCCTATCAGACAGTTTCCGGTCAGAACAGCAACAACTCACTAAGACTTAGCGATGAATTTATGATGAAAGTTGCTAATCTTGACAAGAATCCGGAGGTTACAATAAAGCTAAAGGGAAGAAAAGACTCCTCCGTAGACAGAGAGGCTAAGGTTAAAGACCTGTGGGAAATGTTTAATAAGGCTGCTTGGGAGTGCGCAGACCCTGCCCCTCAGTTTAACGATACTTTTAATGCATGGCACACTTGTCCAAATGGAGAAGATGGTGTTTATAACGCCCCTTATAATAGAATTAATTCCACAAATCCATGTGGTGAATATGCTTTTTTAGACGATACCTCCTGTAATTTAGCTTCTATAAATATATATAGGTTTTACGACAATGATACAAAGGCCTTCGATATTGAAGGATATATGCATACTATATCACTGGTACAGCTTATATTAGAAGCATCCATACATTTTGGTCAATTTCCTACTGAGGATATTGCTAGAAAGACTTATTTGTTTAGAACTACCGGCTTAGGTATATCTAACTTGGCTTCTCTTTTAATGGTAATGGGTTTACCCTATGATTCAGATGAAGCTAGGAATGTAGCAGCAGGCTTAACGTCATTGTTAACTGCGCAATCCTACTCTGTATCAGCTCTAATGGCAAAAAAAGTTGGTCCTTTCGAAAAGTTTGAATTAAATAAAGAGCATATGCTAAGGGTTATAAGGAACCACTGCAGGGTGTCAGGAGCACTAGACGGTGAATATGAGGGGTTAAACTATAAACCAGTGGAAATCAATCATGAAATATTAAACAAGTGTAAACTTGAGAATTTAAGTGACGTTGTAAAAAATACGTGGATAAAGGCTTTAGAAAACGGAAAAGAGTTTGGGTATAGAAATGCACAGGTTTCAGTAATAGCCCCTACTGGTACAATTTCCTTTGCAATGGATTGCGGAGCAACTTCCATTGAGCCCTTTTTCAGCCACATAGTTTATAAAAAGCTTGTTGGCGGCGGATTTATGACTGTAATTAATCCAGTAATAGAATTAAGCTTAAAGAATTTGGGGTACAGTAAAGAAGAAATTGAGGATATTTTAAATTATGTACTAAGAAGTGAAAAGGTAAAAGCAGGTAACGTAGAATATGACAAAATAATAGATGGTAAACTAGAAGGTGCGCCACACCTTAAACCTGAACACTTACCAATCTTCGATACAGCAAATAAGTGCGGAACCGGCAAAAGATATATTGCACCGGAGGGTCATGTAAAAATGGTAGCAGCTTTAACGCCGGTTATTTCAGGTGCTGTTTCAAAAACAGTAAATCTACCAAAGGACGCTACAATAAAAGACTTTGAAGTTGTTACCTTAACTTCCTGGAAGTTAGGAATAAAGGGTATCACCCTTTACAGGGATTCTTCAAAAGCAAGCCAACCTCTAAATACATCTTTAGAGGAAGGTAAGGAAGTAAATCTTGAGAATTTGACTTATGATGCTCTTTTAAAGTATGCAAAAGAAATGCAGCAAAACAGCGGTTATACTAAGAGAAACAAGCCTCAGGGTATAAGGTACGGTACTACACACCCTGCACAAATTGATGATGTAAAGATATATACAACTGTAAACAGAGATGAAAAAGGAAGAATTTGCGAAATATATATAACGACTGATAGAGAAGGAACAATAATTACAGGACTGCTTAATTCTCTATCGAAATCAATATCAGTTATGCTTCAATATAATGTTCCTCCAAAGGATATCGCCAGAATGTTGAGAGGACAAAAATATGAACCCTACGGTTTTGTACAGAAGCATCCTTATATCAAGCATGTAAGCTCAATATCTGATTTGATCAGTAAGATAATAGATATAGAATTGAATGATTTTACAAGATGTCAAGTAAAACCTCATAATCATGCCGTGGAAGTAGTTTCTCATAAAAATGATACAGGTGAAAGGGTATATAGTGCAAGTTGTAAAAATTGCTCCAGTACAAGAATGGTTAAGAATGGAACCTGTATGGTGTGCCTCGATTGTGGTACTACTACCGGATGCAGCTAA
- a CDS encoding Lrp/AsnC ligand binding domain-containing protein, translating to MSFVSNPQLDELDYQILEILIKDSRTPYLEIARMCHVSGGTIHVRMKKMEDMGIIKGTKLLLDTSKLGYDVCCFVGIFLDKSSSFSYVLEEMKKIKEIVELHYTTGEYSIFVKVICKSISHLQDLLMNKVHVITGIQRTDTWISLSQPIDRNIQF from the coding sequence ATGAGTTTTGTTTCTAATCCACAGCTAGATGAATTGGATTATCAAATACTTGAGATTTTAATAAAGGATTCAAGAACGCCGTACTTAGAAATTGCTAGAATGTGTCATGTTAGTGGTGGTACAATCCATGTAAGAATGAAGAAGATGGAAGACATGGGGATTATTAAAGGTACTAAGCTATTATTGGATACATCAAAACTTGGGTACGATGTTTGCTGCTTTGTAGGGATATTCTTAGATAAATCTTCCTCATTTTCATATGTTCTTGAAGAGATGAAGAAGATTAAAGAAATTGTTGAACTACACTACACCACAGGTGAGTATTCAATATTTGTTAAAGTCATATGTAAAAGTATTTCACATCTTCAAGACTTATTGATGAATAAGGTTCATGTTATTACCGGAATCCAAAGAACTGATACCTGGATATCCCTATCACAACCAATAGATAGAAATATTCAGTTTTAA
- a CDS encoding helix-turn-helix domain-containing protein produces MDRIDSGNMVKLYRNLLKISQKEAAGTRMSHSMVSLIESGKIQLTTVTAMILADNFNKIAASKGIELNLSLKDLLSNDSYYIKENIRNAYHEALKGDSSAEDFNAIFEKAKENNCFDIMGDIKLTLGRFYEQEEDFNAAIKCYNLASEYYRLIEDYPSEIKALIFQTRCYNRVKRYDMAEDCIGRAMNDILSKHKDDNLIFMANMEFLDTLIHTNRNPEALKLIEKLLKSKKLNTSQKKNLIILKSNIYFEERRFSSVISLLKKLLMNDSSEDYLILHKLSLAYFVTQQEEEGLIYQDKCILALSLHADEANSKIAIDFAEELSKYGFNKYSIRYYDYALLNSEVYNQEDYALWCYKSIFNILSSNYQLNKFENYASHLEQLLVNSKCGKNLTQYILLLSKFYLKTSQVSKLQTFIDVLENAM; encoded by the coding sequence ATGGATCGAATAGACAGCGGAAATATGGTAAAATTATATAGAAATTTGTTAAAAATTTCGCAAAAAGAGGCTGCCGGTACTAGGATGTCTCACAGCATGGTAAGCCTAATAGAAAGCGGTAAAATCCAATTAACCACTGTAACAGCTATGATCCTTGCAGATAATTTTAATAAGATTGCAGCTAGTAAAGGTATTGAATTAAACCTCAGTTTAAAGGATCTTTTAAGTAACGATAGTTATTATATAAAAGAAAACATCAGAAATGCCTACCATGAGGCACTAAAAGGAGATAGTTCTGCTGAAGACTTTAATGCTATTTTTGAAAAAGCAAAGGAAAATAATTGCTTTGACATAATGGGAGACATAAAACTAACCTTGGGAAGATTCTATGAACAGGAAGAGGATTTTAATGCAGCAATAAAGTGTTACAACCTGGCCAGTGAATACTATAGATTAATCGAAGACTATCCCAGTGAAATTAAAGCCTTAATCTTTCAAACAAGATGTTATAATAGAGTAAAGAGATATGATATGGCTGAAGATTGTATTGGAAGGGCAATGAATGATATATTGTCCAAACACAAGGATGATAATCTTATCTTTATGGCAAACATGGAATTCCTAGATACACTTATTCATACCAATAGAAATCCAGAGGCTCTTAAACTAATAGAAAAGTTATTAAAGAGTAAAAAACTCAACACGTCACAGAAAAAGAATTTAATAATCCTAAAATCTAATATTTACTTTGAAGAGAGGAGATTTTCATCGGTAATATCACTTCTAAAAAAGCTTTTAATGAATGATTCATCGGAGGATTACTTAATCCTACACAAACTATCTTTGGCTTATTTTGTCACTCAACAAGAAGAAGAAGGTCTTATTTATCAAGATAAATGTATACTGGCTCTTTCCTTACATGCTGATGAAGCAAATAGTAAAATTGCCATAGATTTTGCTGAAGAATTATCTAAATATGGTTTTAACAAATATTCAATTAGGTATTACGACTATGCTTTGTTAAACAGTGAAGTTTATAATCAAGAGGACTATGCCCTATGGTGTTATAAGTCCATATTTAACATCTTAAGTTCAAACTATCAGCTAAATAAGTTTGAAAATTATGCCTCTCATTTGGAGCAATTATTGGTCAATAGCAAATGTGGCAAGAATCTAACACAATATATTTTACTGCTTTCAAAATTTTATTTAAAAACCTCTCAAGTGTCTAAGTTGCAAACTTTTATAGATGTATTGGAAAATGCAATGTAA
- a CDS encoding NfeD family protein: MDKNMVLWLIIGIISVVVDIVTSAFIFVWIAVGTIAAIIANLLGYSFTIQLVAFIIVSTLFIIVGYPLVKNTLKKTVAKSPTTEQGYIGRELLMEEDVTDKANIKIDGIYWTVKNEGELIRKGDKVKITGIEGNKLTIKKI; the protein is encoded by the coding sequence ATGGATAAAAATATGGTACTTTGGCTTATAATTGGTATTATTTCAGTAGTTGTAGACATAGTAACCAGCGCCTTTATTTTTGTTTGGATTGCTGTGGGCACTATAGCGGCAATTATAGCCAATTTACTAGGATATTCGTTCACCATACAACTGGTTGCATTCATCATTGTAAGCACACTGTTTATAATTGTTGGATATCCGCTGGTGAAGAATACCCTAAAAAAAACAGTGGCAAAATCGCCTACAACTGAGCAAGGCTATATCGGCAGAGAATTACTCATGGAAGAAGATGTGACAGATAAAGCTAATATAAAAATTGATGGCATATACTGGACAGTTAAGAACGAAGGAGAGTTAATTAGAAAAGGTGACAAGGTTAAAATAACAGGAATTGAGGGAAATAAATTAACCATTAAAAAGATTTAA
- a CDS encoding glycosyltransferase family 4 protein: protein MRVLMLSWEYPPRSIGGLSTHVYNISHSLQGAGHEIHVVTCGNEKSKAFEVEDGINIHRVFPISIEKDNLIEWINQLNYAMIEASAKLLNNEEKFDLIHAHDWHVAFAAKTLKQIYCLPLITTFHSTEYGRNNGIYTDLHRHIASIEALLAKESSKIICCSEYMKDQVSSLYDIDKNNIQVIPNGVFEAPKSSGRINIFRRAYAKDDEKIVLYIGRHIYLKGIHHIIDAIPTIVSKIGNIKFIISGTGPMTEDLKYKAQAMGISDKIIFTGYIDEKVKQKLYRAADVFVIPSLYEPFGNVALEAMTMGCPVVASATGGLSEIVDNNVTGKLFNPGYVHELADSIVELLNDDVLRNGIIEKALDVVKDSYTWEKASELTSEAYISLRVKKKRTPVRKNNKKPVVEETVLVNTEDISEKSSERKKSSRSGKKKAESDISELL, encoded by the coding sequence ATGAGGGTTTTAATGCTATCTTGGGAATACCCACCTAGAAGTATAGGTGGTCTGTCCACTCATGTATACAATATTAGCCATAGTCTTCAGGGAGCAGGTCATGAAATTCATGTAGTTACATGCGGCAATGAAAAATCTAAGGCTTTTGAAGTTGAAGATGGTATCAATATACATAGAGTTTTTCCTATCAGTATAGAGAAAGACAATTTAATCGAATGGATAAATCAATTAAATTATGCAATGATTGAAGCCTCTGCCAAATTATTAAATAACGAAGAGAAATTTGATCTAATTCACGCGCATGATTGGCATGTGGCATTTGCCGCAAAAACCTTAAAGCAAATTTACTGCTTACCGCTTATAACCACATTTCATTCAACAGAGTATGGTAGAAATAACGGAATTTATACAGACTTACATAGGCACATAGCATCCATAGAAGCGCTTTTAGCAAAGGAGTCAAGTAAGATTATCTGCTGCAGCGAATATATGAAGGACCAGGTATCATCACTCTATGACATCGATAAAAATAATATACAAGTGATACCAAACGGCGTGTTTGAAGCACCTAAATCCAGCGGCAGAATTAATATATTTAGGAGAGCATATGCTAAGGATGATGAAAAAATTGTACTTTATATAGGCAGACATATATACCTAAAGGGAATTCATCATATAATAGATGCGATACCTACCATAGTTTCAAAAATTGGTAATATTAAATTTATTATTTCCGGTACAGGTCCCATGACTGAAGACCTAAAATATAAAGCTCAAGCTATGGGCATATCCGATAAGATAATATTTACAGGTTATATAGATGAAAAAGTAAAGCAAAAGTTATACCGTGCTGCCGATGTCTTTGTAATTCCATCCCTATATGAACCCTTTGGCAATGTGGCACTGGAAGCAATGACTATGGGGTGTCCAGTAGTTGCATCGGCCACCGGAGGCCTATCAGAAATTGTTGACAATAACGTAACGGGTAAGTTATTTAATCCCGGTTATGTACATGAGTTGGCTGATTCAATCGTAGAGTTACTCAATGACGATGTACTAAGAAATGGTATTATCGAAAAGGCTTTAGATGTGGTAAAAGATAGTTATACATGGGAAAAGGCCAGTGAGCTCACCAGTGAAGCATATATATCCCTGAGGGTAAAAAAGAAAAGAACACCTGTGAGAAAAAATAATAAAAAGCCTGTAGTAGAGGAGACAGTATTAGTTAATACAGAAGATATAAGCGAAAAAAGTTCAGAAAGGAAAAAGTCCAGCAGAAGCGGCAAAAAGAAAGCAGAAAGCGATATATCCGAATTATTATAA
- a CDS encoding GAF domain-containing protein: MINVDNFKDMKIEDKYNLMLLLIEGQLKSESDFIANLSNTSAIIKSALEETNWVGFYLYKDGELVLGPFQGLPACCRIEIGSGVCGTAAKLKATQRVANVHEFDGHIACDSASNSEIVIPIIKDDKLLGVLDIDSPVFDRFSKIDQTYLEKAVEILVKYL; the protein is encoded by the coding sequence ATGATAAACGTAGATAACTTTAAAGATATGAAAATTGAAGATAAATACAACCTAATGCTGTTACTCATAGAAGGACAGTTAAAATCCGAATCAGATTTTATTGCTAATCTAAGCAATACATCAGCAATAATAAAGTCTGCATTAGAGGAAACAAACTGGGTAGGATTCTACCTATATAAGGATGGAGAATTGGTGCTTGGTCCTTTTCAAGGCCTTCCAGCTTGCTGTAGAATAGAGATTGGCAGCGGAGTCTGCGGAACTGCAGCAAAATTAAAAGCAACCCAAAGAGTTGCTAATGTACATGAGTTTGATGGACACATCGCATGTGACAGCGCTTCAAATTCGGAGATAGTTATACCTATCATAAAAGATGATAAACTACTAGGCGTACTGGATATTGACAGTCCTGTATTTGACAGGTTTTCAAAAATAGATCAAACGTATTTGGAGAAGGCTGTAGAGATCCTAGTGAAGTACCTGTAA
- a CDS encoding SPFH domain-containing protein: MGPEIILVIILAIVFLGVLSSVKVVNTGEVYILERLGQFYKVLEPGWHFTIPFIDFVRKKVSTKQQILDIEPQSVITKDNVKISIDNVIFYKVMNAKDAVYNIENFHHGIIYSTITNMRNIVGEMTLDDVLSGRDKINSKLLQIIDEITDAYGIKILSVEIKNIIPPAEIQQAMEKQMRAERDKRAAILQAEGQKAAEIARAEGEKQAKILTAEAEKEANIRRAEGLRESQLLEAEGKARAIEAIAKAQAEAIEKVNRAIIESGTNETVIALKQVEALQEMAKNPANKLILPNEAISSLGSIAAVAEMLKK, encoded by the coding sequence ATGGGACCAGAAATTATTTTAGTAATAATATTAGCTATTGTTTTTCTAGGTGTGTTATCTTCAGTTAAGGTTGTTAATACTGGAGAGGTTTATATACTTGAAAGGTTGGGTCAATTCTATAAAGTACTTGAGCCAGGTTGGCATTTTACCATTCCTTTCATAGATTTTGTTAGAAAAAAGGTTTCAACCAAGCAGCAAATTCTTGATATAGAACCGCAAAGCGTTATTACAAAGGATAATGTAAAAATTTCAATAGACAACGTAATATTCTACAAAGTAATGAATGCCAAAGATGCAGTATATAACATAGAGAATTTCCACCATGGTATCATATACTCAACTATAACAAATATGCGTAACATTGTTGGTGAAATGACACTAGATGATGTTTTATCCGGAAGAGATAAAATCAATTCAAAGTTGCTGCAGATAATTGACGAAATTACCGATGCCTATGGTATAAAAATATTATCTGTTGAAATTAAAAACATAATACCACCTGCAGAAATTCAGCAGGCCATGGAAAAACAAATGAGAGCTGAAAGAGATAAGAGAGCAGCTATCCTGCAAGCAGAAGGTCAAAAAGCTGCAGAGATTGCAAGAGCAGAAGGTGAAAAGCAGGCTAAAATTCTTACTGCAGAGGCAGAAAAAGAAGCAAATATCAGAAGAGCCGAAGGTCTTAGGGAATCTCAACTTTTGGAAGCAGAAGGTAAAGCAAGGGCTATAGAAGCTATAGCAAAGGCACAGGCAGAGGCTATAGAAAAAGTAAACAGAGCTATTATAGAATCCGGAACCAACGAGACAGTTATAGCCCTTAAGCAGGTTGAAGCTCTGCAAGAAATGGCTAAAAACCCTGCAAATAAACTCATTCTGCCAAATGAAGCCATATCTTCCTTAGGAAGTATAGCAGCAGTAGCTGAAATGCTTAAAAAGTAA
- a CDS encoding gamma carbonic anhydrase family protein: protein MLHIYKGIYPKVAEDVFIAEGSHIIGYVTIEKNCSIWFGAVLRGDDNYITVGEGTNIQDNSVIHGSKDTAPTIIGKYVTIGHNAIIHGAEIGDNCLIGMGSIIMNNCKIGKNTIIGAGSLIPGGKEIPEGVLCMGSPAKIIRNLTEEEYKKLRSSAEHYIKMMGEYNDKRR, encoded by the coding sequence ATGCTCCATATTTACAAGGGAATATACCCTAAGGTGGCTGAAGATGTTTTTATAGCCGAAGGTAGTCATATAATAGGTTATGTAACCATAGAAAAAAATTGCAGTATTTGGTTTGGTGCTGTTCTAAGAGGGGATGACAATTATATTACCGTTGGAGAGGGGACAAATATACAGGACAATTCCGTAATCCATGGAAGCAAAGACACTGCACCAACCATTATAGGCAAATATGTGACCATTGGCCACAATGCCATTATACACGGTGCAGAGATAGGGGACAATTGCCTGATTGGAATGGGATCAATTATAATGAACAATTGTAAAATAGGGAAAAACACAATTATCGGAGCCGGCTCACTAATTCCCGGAGGAAAAGAAATACCAGAAGGTGTACTTTGTATGGGATCTCCTGCAAAAATAATTAGAAATCTTACTGAAGAAGAATATAAAAAACTGAGAAGTTCTGCAGAACACTACATAAAGATGATGGGGGAATATAATGATAAACGTAGATAA
- a CDS encoding NAD(+) synthase, translated as MNYIRVGTACPTTRVADIQYNTEQICKLLEQGFSLSTKLLVFPELCITSYTCGDLFLQQQLIEEAKRALQVICTQSIGKDMLIVVGAPLHYLNALYNCAFVIFEGKVLGIIPKSFIPNYTEFYEKRWFSEGNNIIDKEVDLPFQNKIPFGINLMFSSGCYKFSFEICEDLWVVIPPSSNAALAGANIIGNLSASNELVSKSNYRRDLVLSQSARCYCAYLYASSGVFESTTDLVFSGHMLISENGSLLKENRRFERENEIITAIVDVDRLNNERLRNTSFRTHSFKMPYDFIDIKFQYSNTEIAVFDRFVDKHPFVPSDPKFRQERCEEIFNIQTAGLAKRIQHSGAKKAVIGISGGLDSTLALLVVIKTFDMLGLSRENIVTVTMPGFGTTDRTYNNAVELCMKLNTDLREINIVNASLQHFKDIGHPAEIHDVTYENVQARERTQILMDIANKENGLVIGTGDLSELALGWCTYNGDHMSMYGVNSSIPKTLVRYLVEYAALYVFDKAISDILLDVINTPVSPELLPKDKNGEISQKTEDIIGPYELHDFFLYYFIRQGATPEKICFLAIHAFQGTYSEEEIKKWLNKFISRFFTQQFKRSALPDGPKVGTISLSPRGDWRMPSDASMNSWV; from the coding sequence ATGAACTACATAAGAGTTGGCACAGCCTGCCCTACTACAAGGGTGGCAGATATTCAGTATAATACAGAGCAAATATGCAAGCTATTGGAACAAGGATTTTCATTAAGTACTAAGCTCTTAGTTTTCCCTGAGCTATGCATTACCTCTTATACCTGCGGAGATTTGTTTCTCCAACAACAATTGATAGAGGAAGCAAAGAGGGCTTTACAAGTTATATGCACTCAAAGTATTGGAAAGGATATGCTAATAGTTGTTGGTGCACCACTGCATTATTTAAATGCATTATATAACTGTGCCTTTGTTATTTTCGAAGGCAAAGTTTTGGGAATTATACCAAAGAGCTTCATCCCAAATTACACAGAGTTTTATGAAAAAAGATGGTTTTCTGAAGGAAATAATATTATAGACAAAGAAGTGGATCTACCCTTTCAAAATAAGATTCCATTTGGAATAAATCTAATGTTTTCCAGCGGATGCTATAAATTTTCTTTTGAGATCTGTGAAGACCTATGGGTTGTGATACCGCCAAGCAGTAACGCAGCTTTAGCTGGAGCTAATATTATCGGTAATCTTTCAGCTTCAAATGAACTTGTTAGCAAATCAAACTATAGAAGAGATCTGGTGCTTTCACAGAGTGCTCGTTGTTATTGTGCTTACTTATATGCCTCTAGTGGTGTTTTTGAATCTACAACGGATCTTGTTTTCAGCGGACATATGCTTATTTCTGAAAATGGTTCCTTATTAAAAGAAAACAGACGGTTTGAGCGTGAAAATGAAATAATTACTGCAATAGTTGATGTAGACAGATTGAATAATGAAAGGCTCCGAAACACTAGTTTTCGTACCCATTCCTTTAAAATGCCATATGATTTCATAGATATAAAATTCCAGTATAGCAATACAGAGATAGCTGTATTTGACAGATTTGTCGATAAACATCCTTTTGTACCCTCTGATCCTAAGTTTAGGCAGGAGCGTTGTGAGGAGATTTTTAATATACAAACTGCAGGCTTAGCAAAAAGAATTCAACACAGCGGTGCTAAAAAAGCAGTGATAGGAATATCCGGTGGCTTAGATTCTACATTAGCCCTATTGGTTGTGATAAAGACCTTTGACATGTTAGGTTTGTCCAGAGAAAATATTGTTACAGTAACTATGCCTGGTTTTGGTACAACGGACAGGACTTACAATAATGCCGTAGAGCTGTGTATGAAACTAAATACAGACTTACGTGAGATAAATATAGTAAATGCTAGTCTGCAGCATTTTAAAGATATAGGACACCCTGCTGAAATACATGATGTCACCTATGAGAATGTTCAGGCACGTGAGCGTACTCAAATACTTATGGACATAGCAAATAAGGAAAACGGATTAGTGATTGGTACCGGTGACCTTTCGGAACTAGCCTTAGGTTGGTGCACTTACAATGGAGACCATATGTCCATGTATGGTGTAAACTCTTCTATTCCAAAGACACTGGTAAGGTATTTGGTAGAGTATGCTGCCCTATATGTGTTTGATAAAGCTATTTCTGATATTCTTTTAGATGTTATCAATACTCCTGTGAGTCCTGAACTGTTACCTAAAGATAAAAATGGTGAGATATCACAAAAGACAGAAGATATTATTGGACCCTATGAACTGCACGATTTTTTCCTATACTATTTTATAAGACAGGGAGCTACGCCTGAGAAAATATGTTTTCTTGCAATTCATGCCTTTCAAGGCACTTACAGCGAAGAAGAGATAAAAAAGTGGCTTAATAAATTTATTTCTAGATTCTTCACCCAGCAATTTAAGCGTTCAGCTCTTCCTGATGGACCAAAGGTTGGAACTATTAGTCTTTCTCCTAGAGGTGATTGGAGAATGCCTTCAGATGCAAGCATGAATTCATGGGTTTAA